The genomic window CCAATACactcttttatctctctctctctctctctctctctctctctctctctctctctctctctctcgctctctcgctctctctgttttatTGCAAACTGTATCGAGCAGGAAACTCTGGCtttacacacatgcacatgaGTGGTgtgagcaaacacacacacacacacacacactcacgttgTCCAGGTGATGTTCGGTTGGGGGACTCCCTCGACCAGGCAGCTGAGGGAGACATTGGTCTCTGGTCCGGCCATGACATTCTTCACCTCCTCATGGATCTTCACTGTGGGAGGAACTACAGCAGGAGGGTCAGAGGAAACATGATTTAGTATAGTCAAATACAACACCACACCTAATCCTCTGGTCTATACAGAGTTTATATGAAATAAAGATCCTAAAATATCCCTTATTCCCTCCTTCACTTTGAGTAAACCCCACCGTTGACAAAAATGGTGATGACGAGCTTTTCGGAAATGTGCCGGTCCTTGATTTTGCCCTCACAGGTATAGGATCCATGATCCTTCCTGTTGATGTTCTTGATCTGTAGAGAGTTGTCTTTCAGTATTGTGATCCGACCTGCTGGGAGCAAGACATGGcaacagggaaaagaaagatCAGCCCCATCTCAGCGTCAGGAACACGTTCTGTCTGCTTCATCATCATTATAACCAAGCTTCAAAAAGCAATCACGCTCTCTCTTTAAGGTTGTCAGATTTGAATCAGATGTTTCCGGGGAAGAGTCCGGAAAGCATCCCTCGATTTGGTGGCAAATCGGAATAGCCTATGAGCTGCATGACCCCTCCCGCCCCTCAACAGCGTGTCCACCATCGCCACCTCTCCATCAGTCACAGGCAGGCAGCAGCTAGTGTGAGGAGCTAGGAAGCTAAGAGACCCCCATACCACGTGAACTGTCAGAAGCGGCTATTGCGAGGGCACCCCTCCTACCGTCAGAGTGCAGTTTCTGATGGTCCCTCTCCCAGTTGACTTCCACCCCCGGCTTGCCAGTGACCAAGCAGGTGATAACCGCATCTTGACCCTCCAGGAACTCATGGTAGACCGGTGTTTGCCCGAAAGATGGCCGCTCTGGGTGagttgagagagggatggagagagcgagatggtCACTGTGAAAATGTCACCGTTCCCCAcgaggaaaaaggctattttaggcttaggggttaggtttagggttagggttagaattagggttagagttaggggttaggtttagggttaggaattGAGTtgggggtttggggttaaggttagggttaagggttagggttaggggtcaaacgtgtgtgtgtgtgtgatagggatATGAGCAATATAGCGTCTTTGATCTTGCAAGCCAACATTAATTAGCTCAATACTCAAACAATACAAGAAATACCCTTCAACACTGACTCTTGGTCATATTAGCCAGGTGAAAAGTTTTACTTTAAACATCTTACCGTAGACAAAGATGGTCAAGGATACATCATCTCTGTGACCTGTCTCAAATTCACAGAGGCATGTGTACCGTCCTGTATCCTCCATCTTGGCATTCCTGATGAACAGTTTTGACGATGTCTCATCCACTTTCTCAACCTGTTCATCTTCAGCATCCTCTCCATCTTTCTGCCAGGTGATCTCTCCTTCCCCACCAGCTAAGAGGGGTtatgtgtggttgtgtgtatCATATATTAATAATTTGTTAAGGATATATAAATTCATACAACTGCATATGCCAGTGTACTACAATATGCAGAAGACACTCTACCCTTTACATTTTTCGCATTATATTGTATTTGTTCAAGCAGGGTAAAATGTTGCTCTTATGGAAATGGCCAGAACATTGTACCAACCTTTGCAGAGGAGCATGGAATTCTCACCCAGCAACACATCTGCTGTGTGGGTGATGATTTCCATTTTGGACTCTGAGACAGTGAAGAAGAAGAGCAATATTATAACAACCTTTTAGACACCTAACAGTAACACCACTTGAAACTTCCATATTCTGGAATAACTATTGAAAATGAGAACCCAGAGCCAAACATTTGGGCCTGCCTATCGAATTGATTAAGAATACATTAGTATGATTAATCAAATACCACCAAACCTCACCTGTCATTTATCTACCATCTATGTTCTACACTGTATCTCTACTACAAACTGTAACGGTGCACTCATCAACACTGTACATTTACAAGAGAGATCAGTTGATTGATTTGACCTGGGAAACCTGCCAGAGAGAGGTCTCAATTGCTCCTGTCAACGCTGAAGCCCTGCAGATTGCCATCAGACAGAGCATGTGTGTACCCTATTGTCCTATTGTTTAACTGGAGATAGTAagataggcctataaataggctCCTAGGGACTAATTGCAGCACGCTGACAGGCGGCCAGGAAAAGAAAGGCAGGGACCTTGAAAGTGGTGGACTTCCTGAGCAGCACACTATTCCTTCCTGTATTGAGGATGAGACAGGCTGTATGGCTGTGGCTGAGACAGGCTGTATGGCTGTGGCTGAGACAGGCTGCATGGCTGTGGCTGAGACAGGCTATATGGCTGAGGCTGAGACAGGCTGCATGGCTGTGGCTGAGACAGGCTATATGGCTGAGGCTGAGACAGGCTGTATGGCTGTAGATGAGACAGGCTCTATGTCTGCGTCCCAGTTCTCTTAGATGGCCACATCTCCTTCGCCTCATAACTTACTTTCTTTCTTTATGTCCTTTGTCTCTTTTGGCCACTGAAAGGTGAAATGGTTGGATAGATTTCCAACCTTTTGCTTTCCTATCCCCTATCATCAATTTGGGTGGAAAACAAGGTCAGGGGGCTCTTGGAGCCAAAACCAAATTACAGCAGAGGGAAGATACAGCTTTGACAATCACGTCTGGATTAATTAGGATGAGTTTAGATGTGGTGGAATTAGAATAAGAGTAGTTAGTTGGCATCTCTTCTTCGGCATTTTAAAGATCACTGCCAAGTTATGGGCTGGGATGGATTCAGAAAGCATTTATCTCCTATTACAATTCAGCATCAGGAATAGATGAGCTTGGACATTGCTCTGGGTACACCTCACGCTGATGAAACTCAGTAGAGATTGGATTTATTCTATCAAATGTTTTAACATAATGACCAAACTCAGTATTCTCTCCTATGTTCTAGTATTAGGAATGCTGTATGGATGTAGTACCACATTCATGTACTTGAGGAATGTGTTGAAAATGCTGTATACTGTACATGTAGGGAAAATTGGCAAGGAAAATGTTCACATTAGTTAGCTCTGTAAAGTTGGATTGAATCACTTAGGTAAGATTAAAAAACATGTAAATGAAAAGTAAGACAAACAAGTCCAGTGAATCTCATGACAGAACACAAACTGTGAACCATGTTCCCTGTGAGGGGaagccagttttctacagcaggaaaataatcctgcagcaacaggaaatgtgacttattatgtggattataattaatgtacatttttgtaggggttgataaatgtATCTTAAGTGGAAAtgaagtctgaaatgtcaaagtggaaattacaaacttcagaagcctttttaaacacaCACCAAGTTTTTAAATGTCCCACAtcgcaggaaagttctcctgcaacagggtgatcaaattaagatcctacatctgcagCAGTGATATGATCGTCATATATAGGCTATACCAGCTCTGATATACTGATATTTAAATAGTATATTGGATATGGATAAAAACCATTTCTGCCAAGGATTTTAATGAAGAAAGTCATTACACTGAGGCATACATACCCCATATTCAAACAAATGAACTCCAACAGTGACATTTTGTgtctatatatgtatatattatttaaACTATAGGCAAATGCATATTGACAAATAAttaacaaataaacaaataaataatcgaataaatacaattaaaaacaaaaaataatccCACTCCCAACAAATATCAAAGTAGGCCTAATTAATATGTTTATTTATAGAAATATTCAAACCTTGAAGAAGAGTTTAGGATTTTGTATTCTTACCTGAAAAACCAAGGACCATCATTATGGAACACATTCTCAAGATGAGCATCGATTCAGCCATTTCTACCTCAACGTTGCCACTATCCTCAATGAATGGATTGATGTAGTCCTTGACACCTGCTGCATGCAATTGCGCGCGAAATACAACTGCGGTGGAGACATGTGTTTCATGCTTTTA from Coregonus clupeaformis isolate EN_2021a chromosome 17, ASM2061545v1, whole genome shotgun sequence includes these protein-coding regions:
- the LOC121556093 gene encoding neural cell adhesion molecule 1, with amino-acid sequence MAESMLILRMCSIMMVLGFSESKMEIITHTADVLLGENSMLLCKAGGEGEITWQKDGEDAEDEQVEKVDETSSKLFIRNAKMEDTGRYTCLCEFETGHRDDVSLTIFVYERPSFGQTPVYHEFLEGQDAVITCLVTGKPGVEVNWERDHQKLHSDGRITILKDNSLQIKNINRKDHGSYTCEGKIKDRHISEKLVITIFVNVPPTVKIHEEVKNVMAGPETNVSLSCLVEGVPQPNITWTTPDSSDESRYKYNSDKSELIISSVVRSDYGEYICTAKNKIAESSAMIMLDVSEHPVAMLSQEKMEVEPGQTLSVSCNVSGHPMPALQWVRKTNNDHLVKVDAGGGRVRMEDGYVLVIDNVTPSDGGLYSCMAISPVGNTSTDFSLQTWPGKASQVSGTPGPTSVHFTLGGFP